The sequence aaactaggtCATCTATTTTTATGTTACTATCTATAATATTCCTAtcgtaatattctttatttctatttttatgtttttctaatagtaatCTAGCCCTTTTATAGGCTGATTCTAATCTAAACTTAACTTCTTTAGAGTAATCATCTATATTATAAATAGGTTCTATTTTAtctatatttgtaaaatattttggcaagTTACTCTGTTTGCCGAAAACTAGCTCATATGGACAATAATTATGTGCCATAGAGGGTGTCGTGTTGAAACAGTATACGAAATATTGTAGCCATACGTCCCAATCTGTTTTGTCAACAGATATGTAAGAACGGATATATTCATTGAATGTTCTGTGGCTTCTTTCTACTGTTCCAACGGTCTGGTGGTGGTGTGCAGTAGACGTTATGTTGTCTATCTTTAAGTATTTGCACAAGTCagatataattgaatttttatattctgttCCCATGTCCgtaatgaacgtcttcattggaccgtacttcagaATAAAAGATTCGAATATAGCTTTTGCGACAGTTGTTGCACTTTTGTTTGCAACTGGAATTGCTACTAAGTACTTTGTCAGATCACATATTAAAGTGACTGCgtattcatttccattttccGTGCGTGGCAATGGACCAATTGTATCTACTATCACTCTGTCGAAAGCATATATTGGAGTTTCAGTTAGAGTCATTGGGGTCTTTGTGTGTAATGTCGTCTTTGACATTTGGCATTTGGGACATCTACGTATATACTCTTTGATATGACGAGTCATATTTTTCCAATAGTagtgtctttttattttagctATTGTTCTAGCTATTCCTGTATGACCTCCTTGTATTGGATCATCATGGAATGTAAACAGTAttgcttctttttctttatctttttgtaTTAGGGTCACCGGCTGGAGTAGCGCTACTCTTAaagatttcaatatttcattgcccatttttttaaaagtatctATTGAAATTAGTTCAAAGATCTTTTCGCTCGGTGCCACTTTGAGTTGGCTAATATTAAGTATACCGGCTTCCGTTTCAAGCCTTTGAAAGAACTGACCTAAGTCAAGAATTTCATTGGTGTACATATTGCTAACATCAATTCTTGCTATAACTTTATTTCCATCTTTTAGTAAGCATAGAGAGTCTGTTATTCGCAAGGTCACTACTTTTCGTACCTCGTCATTTGCAATGACTTCGTATACGTTGGGCTGAGAAGCATTTAGAGTTTGCTTTCGCAAatcctctttttctttttcttttcctgcGCAGGAATTTAACTGTTTACTTTGATTTCTGGTAGTGactttcagaattttattacttatttgtatgttttttaagTCCTTTATTGTAATTCTTGATAGCGCATCGGCTACAAAATTATCTTTGCCCTTTAGATATTCTACTGTGAAATTATATTCCTCTAATTCAAGTCTCATACGAGTAAGTTTCGAACTTGGATTTACCATTGAGAATAGGTAAGTAAGTGCTCTGTGATCTGTTTTGACAGTGAAGTGTCTACCATAAATATATggtctgaaatatattattgcccAATGAATAGCTGCTAATTCCTGTTCTGTAgtgcttttgttgctttcaccTTTTGTGAATGCTCTTGATGCGTATGCAACTGGGAGTTGGAGTCCGTTTTTGTTCTGAGTTAGAACTGCTCCACATGCTTGTTTACTAGCATCTGTGATAATACAGAATTCTTTGCTGAAATCTGGGTATTGTAGGAGTGTTGGATTCATTAGTGCTGATTTTAGATATTCGAAGGCGTTTTGGCAATTAGCTGTCCATTTTACATTCTTTTTACATAACCTCGTTATGTGACGGGaataatcagcaaaattttttatgaatcttctgtaataattacaaaatgcaacaaatcttcTAGCGCAGTCCGCATCGTGTGGGACTGGATAATTTTGGATGACGTCGTATTTTTTGTCGTCGGGCAAGATTCCTTTGTCTGTGCATTTATGTCCTAGGAAAGTGACTTCATGCATGAAAAATGAGCATTTTTCGGGATGTAACTTTAGATTGTGTTgtctacatttttcaaaaacatcggTTAAGTTTTTGAGCATATGTTTTTCAGAACAACCAATGACTATTAAGTCATCCATATAAAGGAATGCTTGTGAAGGTTCAAGTCCAGAGAAAGCTATAGTCATCATTCTCTGAAACGAATTTGGCGCTATTTTTAAACCGAATGGTAATCGCGTGAAGCGATATGAACCATTGTTTGTTGAAAAAGAAGTAATATCTCTTGATTTTTCTTCAAGTTCAATTTGATGAAAACCTGACATTAAGTCCAGGCATGAGAAGTACTTTGCTCTACCTAGTTGATCCAAAATATCATCAATTCTAGGGAGCGGAAATTTATCAGAcaacagttttttattaatttgacgaTAGTCAATTACTAatcgccatttttttgtttccgaaTTTGGAAGTGACTTTTTGGGTACTAATAACAAAGGGCTATTATAAGCAGATACagatggttcgactattttGTCGTCAATTAGTTTTTGGACTTGTTTCTGAATTTCGTCTTTGTGACTGTGaggatttctataatttttaatgtatatttcttcatcatccttcaatctcagtttttgtttataaaaattgtttgtggttATTGGTTCGGTTTCTAGTCCGAATACATCGCTGTATTGTTTACAGATTGTTGTTAGTTGATTATGAAATTGTGGTGGGAAATTCTTTGATAGCTGTTTTAGTACAGATTTCTCTCTATTCTCTGGAATTGTTTTAACTACTTCGTAGCTTGAAAGTGGTtcatattctaatttatttatgttgattAACTGATCTTCATTTGTTGTATTAAGCATtcttatgaatgcattttgggTTGTTGCTATGGTATTTGCTATGTAGATACCATGCAGAATTTCTTGGTTTGGAATAAATACACTGTCTTCTACTgagtttattgtaatttttcggaTCACTTGTGATCTTGCTGGCAGAACTATTGAATTGTTGCCAGAACTGTATGTTATCGGAACATAAATTGGGTATTTTAAGTTAGTTGGTCTGATTATAAGCCAGTCTTCAGACGGCTTGAAATCTAATTGAcagttgtattttttaatgaaatctatTCCTAGTATTCCATCACATGGAATAGCGAATTGTAAATTTACAATGTGAAAATCGTGGGGGATTATGTAATTTGTGGTTTGGATTTCAATGGAAGTAAGTCCTTTAGATTTGGTTACTTCTTGACTTATTCcctgtatatttattatatgatcAGTTTGAATGTATTGAAAAACAtctgaattttcttttaatatagatATATCTGCACCTGTGTCTATCAAGAATACTAGTTCTTTCCCTGTGTTTATATTTGTGAAGGTTACGTATATGTTTTGGCTGAGATTGATggtatgaattttattatttactgctGAGTATCTAAAGGCTGTTGGGAGTTTCCCGAAGCGTTTTGGGTCACCCTTACATTATTGTAACTGTTTTGGTTATAACCTCCATTTTGGTGGTTATTTCCTCTATGGTTGACTCTGTTGTTTCCTCTATTATTACctctataattattatattggtAATTATTATTCTGGCCATTATTgcggttgttgttattataattattattattataataacctCGACCATTGCCTCTACCATTGCCTCTACCGCGATAATTATTCCTGTTGTTATAATTACCACGGCCCCTTTGGGCTAGCAATATTGAATTGGGATTGCCTGTCATTTCGGTACTACATTGTATATACTTTGTGACGGCttcatccattgttttgaaattgcCTGCCTCGAGGATTGTTTTTAACTTTCCGTGTTCGCAATTTTTAACCATTGTGTTAATGGCTTCTTTAGTGCTGAATTTGTCAGCATGTTCGGCTGATAGGCCTTCGTCAATATACGAAGCTTCCAAAAGCTTTCGTAAATTGTCAATTTCTGTCGTAAATTTTTCGGCAGTTTTCCCTTTTTGCATTGTTTTAGACAATTTGGCTTTTACTACGTCGGATGTTTCACCAACTATAGTATCTtgcaattttttgattattgcaTTAATTGTCGTTTCATTTTGGACTTTGTATAGAGTTGAGCCAACAATTTTTGACTTAATGACCTCAACAGCTATTTCTTCGAATGTGCCTTTTGTCAGATTTATTAACTTCAAAGCTGTTACAAATCTTTGAAGATGTATTTTCTGTCCATTGAATTCTGGAATGGCATTCGATATGTCCTTTATGTATGCCCTTTGGGCGTTTACGTCTGTCATGATGTATTCTTCTGTGTCTGCTGAGCTTGTGCTAGAATTCAATCCTTCTTCCTGTTCTATCTCATTATCTTCTTCAGATAAAGTGATTTGTGCAGGAATAgtaagatcttttaggtcgttTTCTTTTATGTCAGTTTCTTCGTTTGATTCAGGATCTGAATCTAAATCTGTTTCAACTGATTTCTGATCTTCTTCTCCATGTAGTGTTAATGGTGAATTTAACACTGTTGGAATGAAAATATCTAGCTGATACTTTTCTTTGacgttatataaatttaaacgtAATTTGATCaacaattttgatatttttgaccagttagttttatttattatgcgtCTATTATCATGCACTAATATTCTTGCATCATTAAATGTTTCTACAAGAATTTTCGCATGTTTATTTAAAGTATCCTTTTGTATTGACCTATTCTGGCTTACACATttgtaagatttatcaaatttttcttttagttcaCGGATATTTAGGGTTAGTTGCTCCCATTCCATGCCTGGGATtcattatgtatatgtatatatataaaagtttttttttttgtatatataaacacattacCATGAGAatcgtgtgtgtttgtatattattttcagaTCTTATCAAGATCGTTAGCTTGGCTTAAGGCtctcttttttatacatttattatgtAGGATGTAGgctttgtaaataatatatgcacacataataATAACGATTATCAGTAACAATATGTTTGTCATTTTCATATCAGTATTTGacgattctattttatttattacatttgcaGTGGAGTCCACTGTTTTGGTATCAATTAACCCCATTCTGggtgttattatatatatatcatcaaATTTACTTATACTGTTTCTGctcatatattttagttttgttatttcTAACGTTAATGTTCATTTAGgagtcaattttaatttaattaatttttcctgATTCAATCAACAGCGATCTCCTACCTAGTGGTTTGTATGGCTTCACTGGCCATACTCTAGCGGGCAATGCAGTTATCGCTTCCGCTTACAATATTTGTCTtaaattaataacaatattttttttttttttttgtattatataaatatatctaaattCTGCTGCTGTTGATCGTCCATCTGCACCAGCTGGTCTTCGCCGGATCTGGCACGCTGGCGCTCCCTCGTTGACGCAAGCGGCGGGGTGCCTCTCGCGTTTGATGTTTCTAGTTGTTGTTCGTCTTGGTGTTCGGATCCGCTGCCGTGCAGTGCTTGCACGTGTATTGGCAGAACGCACTGTCCAATGGTCCCTCGCAGTCGGTTGGGCACTTCTTGGCTGGTTTACTGAGCTGGGCTTTTATTGCTCCTGGCTGGTTTAATTTGGGAATAgttttatcaattatttttatatgtcttTGTGTGGTGGTAGAGGTTGAATGCTTATGGTTTGCCTTCTGGGCTTGATCAATCTGATCTAGCTCGGCTTGTAGTGCTATTGTTGCCTCCCAACGTAATGGTGGGTTGGTGGCAAACAATAGTTTGAGAATTTCCGCCTTCCTCTTTTGGAGGCGTACTCGTATGCCGCTTCTTccggcttttttctttttaattactgCATTCATTGAACCTCTACTCACTCAGACAAGAAAAATGTAGTTTCCAACGCTGTTCCTGCTCTTTGCCTTTTTGCGATGTAAAGTTGTCCAGCGTCCAGCTGCTTCAATACTTTGTATATGTTGTTGGCATAGCTTTCTTTCCTCCTGCTGCTTGACTCCAGGACTTTGTCACGGTCGCCATGTATtgttaaataatcagaaatgttccGTTTTGCTTGACTCGTCACTACGAGTGTCAtttattgattgaatttttagttattacaaTCTGGTTCTTACAGCTAAAGACAGCGTGACTGCGCTGTCAGGGACGCCGGCAGAGGCGCGGTCAGCTTATGTATAattctttatgtattgtttACATAAGAACGTCTAAGGGCTGACGCGGCTCGTAACGGCGGGGAGGAGGTAATATGTTCACTTGGTTGTTGAACCGTCGGCGCATATCAAATATGCCGATGCGGTAATGTCCATGCAGGGCAATGTCCAAGGGATCGTGTTACCACAAGTGCTTGCACATTGTTTATGTGAATATTGTAGTCAAGTGCTACAAtgtgtttgtaataatatttatgcattcaactGAGTACAGTGAGCATTCGATAAGTGAACATACTACAAGACATAAGTGGTGCATTCAACAATGTGTCGGGAAGCCTTTCTAAGGGACTAAGATGCAACAAATACAGAATGCGCTATTTATTCATGGATAAAGAACCTTTTAAATTGTAGAATAATACGTTGAACGAAGTTAAACTCACTAAACTAGCATGTGACGGTAGACCACAAGGTAGAATCCTATCGCCACTTTTCTGGCACGGCATCCAAACTTATAGCATATGCAGCTGACATAGCCATAGTAGTGACAGGGAAATACCTAGATACCGTGAgcgaaaaaatgaataatacaCTTGCAACAATGCATCAATGGGCAACTCAGACAGGCTTGGGGATAAACGCCGATAAAATGGATATGATAATTTTTACTAGAAGGTAAAAGATCCCGAATTGGCACTCCCTGAGCTAAATGACGTAGAACTAACTCTTAAAGACCACGCAAAGTTCCTTGGAGTATTTTTGGAAACTATTATTGAAGCGCATTGTATTTGCGAggaagaaaaaggccagtaacgcACTAtttgcatgtaaaagaatgctgggagtTACATTAGGTCTATCTCCCTCAATAATGGATTGGTGCCACTCAGCTGTTGCAAAGCCAATATTACTCTATTGTGGTGGACTGCAAGCCCGTGCGCACGGGAGGGTTTGCAGGGCTTGGTCGCACAaacatttgtttgtatttactcAAATAGTAATAAATGTATAGTATATGTTCAATTACTTCTATAAAATCTGATAATATCTTATGACATAGATCTATGGATTAGAtgt comes from Anastrepha obliqua isolate idAnaObli1 chromosome 6, idAnaObli1_1.0, whole genome shotgun sequence and encodes:
- the LOC129250116 gene encoding basic-leucine zipper transcription factor A-like, which gives rise to MKISSEKSKFYQREVEFLGYIVAKNIIKTDPRKVEAIQNYPIPKTLRQLRGFLGLTGYYRKFIHNYAVVAKPLTKHLQGENGKISQYLSKKKIVSLDQDVVAACDKLKNLLAQQVELTQPDYNKKFVLTTDASNVALGAVLSQEGKPIVFISKTLNSTEFNYATNEKELFAIVWALKALRNYLYGVSDLEIHTDHQPLSFAISERNPNIKIKRWRSFIEEFSPKIIYKPGATNVVADALSRQMLNNLTNSKEHSESSDSLADTQHSAESKTFNDARILVHDNRRIINKTNWSKISKLLIKLRLNLYNVKEKYQLDIFIPTVLNSPLTLHGEEDQKSVETDLDSDPESNEETDIKENDLKDLTIPAQITLSEEDNEIEQEEGLNSSTSSADTEEYIMTDVNAQRAYIKDISNAIPEFNGQKIHLQRFVTALKLINLTKGTFEEIAVEVIKSKIVGSTLYKVQNETTINAIIKKLQDTIVGETSDVVKAKLSKTMQKGKTAEKFTTEIDNLRKLLEASYIDEGLSAEHADKFSTKEAINTMVKNCEHGKLKTILEAGNFKTMDEAVTKYIQCSTEMTGNPNSILLAQRGRGNYNNRNNYRGRGNGRGNGRGYYNNNNYNNNNRNNGQNNNYQYNNYRGNNRGNNRVNHRGNNHQNGGYNQNSYNNVRVTQNASGNSQQPLDTQQ